Proteins encoded by one window of Lates calcarifer isolate ASB-BC8 linkage group LG5, TLL_Latcal_v3, whole genome shotgun sequence:
- the kif16ba gene encoding kinesin-like protein KIF16B isoform X1: MASVRVAVRVRPMNRREKDLTAKCIIKMEGNKTSITNLKIPDGIAGDSMRDRTKTFTYDFSYDSSDCKSSTFVSQEKVFRDLGSDVLKAAFEGYNACVFAYGQTGSGKSYTMMGNPGDAGLIPRICEGLFSRISESTRWDEASFRTEVSYLEIYNERVRDLLRRKSTQTYNLRVREHPKDGPYVEDLSKHLVQNYSDVEELMEAGNINRTTASTGMNDVSSRSHAIFTINFTQAKFDAEMPSETVSKIHLVDLAGSERADATGATGVRLKEGGNINKSLVTLGNVISALADMTQDAVNTNLKKKSVFVPYRDSVLTWLLKDSLGGNSKTIMIATVSPADVNYGETLSTLRYANRAKNIINKPTINEDSNVRLIRELRAEIARLKALLVQGNQIALLDSPTALSMEEKLHQNEARVLELTKEWTNKWNETQNILKEETLALRKEGIGVVLDSELPHLIGIDDDLLSTGIILYHLKEGRTYVGREDASSEQDIILHGLDLESEHCMFENQNGTVTLVPLGGAQCSVNGVQVTEPSQLNQGAVILLGRTNMFRFNHPKEAAKLREKRKSGLLSTFSLSMTDLSKSCENLSTVMLYNPGLFTEKGPVFLRLEFERQQREELEKLELKRRLIKEMEAKQQSEKAELERLQQEVESQRKESEEVHQRILRQEESLRRRSQDIESRLRDFLAEKERFEEERRSEVQAVDPQWRRRKQQQEGEAEEEQDEEQRLQQEAAEQTEIYRELERLKREREEQKVRLEAERRRLEEQEREQLSLVGRLEEQLREKHEAAATLLTREDARRLEEERRALAEIRGGLLRAKEAGERPDVEDAGEEARSAQARYTDFKAAQVKELGQLEEGLRQQRERLEKEVATERNTVLLLAHGLKERQQQLKETQEKGAQDATAICQEEQLVKQAEHRLQFKERQLANLTDGLLPALAEEKQRATEMLERSGGGSNGNCDSPPGLDNTLYQVEKELEDKEEKLNLHWHSAQQLQQLQETYEFTANVARQEEKVRRKEKEILESKEKQQREAMEEAVARLERRHSALRRSVSLEPDTEEQRHKSSVQRNLRGSDLDQQRVEREIQKLRQRISEGEENNRTHSIGNDEKTSSPVSHIQSLNTLLPLSDDRINAYIEEEVQRRLRKMNLLNGSSNMDLSESCESLREEEEVSDCSSVRLTDESYSLQDDEKLQNINPRRLKYERTCGLWSSFLPATELEAYIPPKVEETTSEENDLLKLQREDKKESTAEVLIEKEVPGKDDGKYSRWQGRVNIPLGEANRCGTGQDKLFCINLTNKNNRLDENENITDKRRNDSAHCVPDDVKKVGGGVKKLLVNESYSKEKVKHQTCDTGVVEDAELSGDYLSESQNSVNVDTTSKQKSEESVNNQIKEETKTKAEKVAANRSYALGYFAGKLSKAYKDAGRRLQGTRDIIRNVGVGEMKIVLSHYVTMMSKELPLIHRVQLKPQPESCMHIENKVRLVDLSRDCALNLPQNTGRSTIPGISGWPVGSVSSFKNTSPEVFYQRLVELPPALSQLQTFSSREITEKLESLSPQMQVGKLLSIFWLKTASTKQPVPNPGCLLLSKKDIIVVSADTDSEDTLAISHHFNLLEIKKVQIGLAGQHVRIISCTEDAVLAVFTHSKELTQEFCKALLKTLAPEKFSEGTESHPLLSDDLMVLSLDWMSSAPDIFLDRGLHVTSRFKRVLADLLYIVHGNIDGPSKPSLADVCPLLYTSVKVKNSTRVHQDTIFQFLMTDTHVALLREDGVFHPAPRGTSLIPVHPQFQGLELRKRSDIRCLLVRQNDNCLVVEIMFTTHKPQPQQKKVELELGSAEVPSNSDHSHECDSWKLCFGCTSEAVMLINHLCT; the protein is encoded by the exons ATGGCATCGGTTCGGGTGGCGGTCCGGGTCAGGCCCATGAACAGGCG GGAAAAAGACTTGACGGCGAAATGCATCATCAAGATGGAAGGAAACAAAACCTCTATCACCAACCTGAag ATCCCCGACGGCATCGCCGGAGACTCGATGAGAGATCGAACCAAAACCTTCACGTACGACTTCTCCTACGATTCGTCCGACTGTAAAAGCTCCACCTTCGTCTCTCAGGAGAAG gtTTTCAGAGACCTGGGCTCTGACGTGCTGAAGGCGGCGTTCGAGGGCTACAACGCCTGCGTCTTCGCCTACGGCCAGACGGGCTCAGGGAAGAGCTACACCATGATGGGAAATCCA GGCGACGCAGGTTTGATCCCGAGGATCTGTGAAGGTTTGTTCAGTCGAATCTCTGAGTCGACGCGATGGGATGAAGCTTCGTTTCGTACAGAAGTCAG CTACTTGGAGATTTACAACGAGAGAGTCCGAGACCTGCTGAGGAGGAAATCCACTCAGACCTACAACCTGAGAGTCCGAGAGCACCCCAAGGACGGACCGTATGTAGAAG ATCTGTCCAAACACCTGGTGCAGAACTACAGCGACGtggaggagctgatggaggCCGGAAACATCAACCGCACCACGGCCAGCACGGGCATGAACGACGTCAGCAGCCGCTCGCACGCCATCTTCACCATCAACTTCACACAG GCCAAGTTCGACGCAGAAATGCCGAGTGAAACCGTCAGTAAGATCCACCTGGTGGATCTGGCTGGCAGCGAGCGAGCCGACGCCACCGGAGCCACCGGCGTCCGACTGAAAGAAGGAGGAAACATCAACAAGTCGCTGGTCACGCTGGGAAACGTCATCTCCGCTCTGG ccGACATGACGCAGGACGCCGTCAACACCAACCTGAAGAAGAAGTCGGTGTTTGTCCCCTACAGAGACTCGGTGCTGACGTGGCTGCTGAAGGACAGTCTGGGCGGCAACTCCAAGACCATCATGATCGCCA CCGTTTCCCCTGCTGACGTTAACTACGGTGAGACCCTGAGCACTCTGCGCTACGCCAACCGAGCCAAGAACATCATCAACAAGCCGACCATCAACGAGGACTCCAACGTCAGGCTGATCCGAGAGCTGCGGGCGGAGATCGCCCGCCTGAAGGCGCTGCTGGTTCAGGGCAACCAg ATCGCTCTCCTGGATTCACCCACTGCTCTGAGCATGGAGGAGAAACTTCACCAGAACGAAGCCAGA gtcCTGGAGCTGACTAAAGAGTGGACCAACAAATGGAACGAGACGCAGAACATCCTCAAG gaggagacTCTGGCTCTGAGGAAGGAGGGGATCGGCGTGGTGCTGGACTCGGAGCTGCCTCACCTCATCGGCATCGACGACGACCTGCTCAGCACCGGCATCATCCTGTACCAcctgaag gagGGACGGACGTACGTGGGCAGAGAGGACGCGTCCTCAGAGCAGGACATCA TCCTGCACGGTCTGGACCTGGAGAGCGAACACTGTATGTTTGAGAACCAGAACGGGACGGTGACTCTGGTGCCGCTCGGCGGAGCTCAGTGCTCCGTTAACGGGGTCCAGGTGACGGAGCCGTCGCAGCTCAACCAAG gTGCTGTGATTCTGCTCGGCAGGACCAACATGTTCCGCTTCAACCACCCAAAGGAAGCCGCCAAGCTGAGGGAGAAACGAAAG AGTGGCCTCCTCTCCACCTTCAGTCTGTCGATGACGGATCTGTCTAAGTCCTGTGAAAACCTCTCCACTGTGATGCTCTACAACCCGGG TCTCTTCACTGAGAAGGGCCCCGTCTTCCTCAG gttGGAGTTTGAGAGACAGCAGCGAGAAGAGCTGGAGAAACTGGAGCTGAAAAG gaGGCTGATTAAGGAGATGGAGGCGAAGCAGCAGAGTGAGAAGGCAGAGCTGGAGCGCCTccagcaggaggtggagagtCAGCGGAAAGAGTCCGAGGAGGTGCACCAGCGAATCCTCCGTCAGGAGGAGAGCCTCCGCCGCCGCAGCCAGGACATCGAGAGCCGCCTGCGCGACTTCCTGGCCGAGAAGGAGCGCTTCGAGGAGGAGAGACGCTCCGAAGTCCAGGCGGTGGACCCTCAGTGGCGGcggaggaagcagcagcaggagggcgaagcagaggaggagcaggacgaGGAGCAGCGGCTGCAGCAGGAGGCCGCAGAGCAGACTGAGATCTACCGCGAGCTGGAGAGGCTGAAGAGGGAGCGCGAGGAGCAGAAGGTTCGTCTGGAGGCCGAGCGGCGGCggctggaggagcaggagcgGGAGCAGCTGAGTCTAGTGGGGAggctggaggagcagctgagggagaaacacgAGGCAGCCGCTACGCTGCTGACCCGGGAGGACGCCCGCCGCCTGGAGGAGGAGCGCCGGGCGCTGGCCGAGATCAGAGGAGGGCTCCTCCGCGCCAAAGAGGCCGGAGAGCGGCCAGACGTGGAGGATGCCGGCGAGGAGGCGAGATCTGCCCAGGCTCGGTACACAGACTTTAAGGCGGCTCAGGTGAAGGAGCTGGGTCAGCTGGAGGAGGGGCTCCGGCAGCAGAGGGAACGCCTGGAGAAGGAGGTCGCCACGGAGCGTAACACGGTGCTGCTCCTCGCCCACGGCCTCAAagaaagacagcagcagctgaaggagaCGCAGGAGAAGGGGGCGCAGGATGCTACAGCCATCTGCCAGGAGGAGCAGCTGGTCAAACAGGCGGAGCACAGGCTGCAGTTTAAGGAGCGGCAGCTGGCCAACCTGACCGACGGCCTCCTCCCCGCGCTGGCCGAGGAAAAGCAGAGAGCCACAGAGATGTTGGAGCGCAGCGGAGGAGGCAGCAACGGGAACTGCGACAGTCCACCGGGACTGGACAACACGCTGTACCAGGtggagaaggagctggaggacaaGGAGGAGAAACTGAACCTCCACTGGCACAGTgctcagcagctccagcagctccaggagaCCTACGAGTTCACGGCCAACGTGGCCcggcaggaggagaaggtgaggaggaaggagaaggagatcCTGGAGTCcaaggagaagcagcagagggaggcGATGGAGGAGGCGGTGGCCCGGCTGGAGAGGAGGCACTCGGCCCTGAGGCGCAGCGTCTCCCTGGAGCCCGACACCGAGGAGCAGAGACACAAGAGCTCGGTCCAGAGGAACCTGAGGGGGTCCGACCTGgaccagcagag AGTGGAGCGGGAGATCCAGAAGCTGAGGCAGAGGATCAGCGAAGgggaagaaaacaacaggacTCACTCCATCGGCAACGACGAGAAAACCAGCTCTCCAGTCAGCCACATCCAGAGTCTGAACACACTGCTGCCGCTGTCAGACGACAG GATAAACGCGTACATTGAGGAGGAGGTGCAACGACGCTTACGTAAGATGAACCTTCTGAACGGCAGCAGCAACATGGATCTGTCTGAGTCCTGTGAATCTCTCAGG gaggaggaggaagttaGCGACTGTAGCTCTGTTAGATTAACAGATGAG TCTTATTCTTTACAGGATGATGAAAAGTTGCAGAACATTAATCCAAGGAGGCTTAAATATGAG AGAACCTGTGGGTTGTGGTCTAGCTTCCTGCCTGCAACGGAGCTTGAGGCATACATTCCTCCTAAGGTCGAGgaaaccacatcagaagaaaacGACCTCTTAAAGCTTCAGAGAGAAGATAAAAAAGAATCCACAGCTGAGGTCTTGATTGAAAAAGAAGTGCCTGGTAAAGATGATGGCAAATACTCAAGGTGGCAAGGAAGAGTGAATATTCCTCTAGGAGAAGCTAATCGTTGTGGCACTGGACAGGACAAGTTATTTTGCATCAACTTgacaaacaagaacaacagaTTAGATGAAAATGAGAATATCACTGATAAAAGAAGAAACGATTCTGCCCACTGTGTTCCTGATGACGTTAAAAAGGTTGGAGGCGGAGTTAAAAAGTTGCTTGTGAATGAATCTTACTCAAAGGAAAAAGTCAAACACCAAACATGTGACACAGGGGTTGTAGAAGATGCAGAGCTGTCTGGTGATTATTTGTCAGAGTCGCAAAACTCTGTCAATGTTGACACCACATCTAAGCAGAAGTCTGAGGAGTCTgttaataatcaaataaaagaagagacaaagacaaaagctgAGAAAGTGGCGGCCAACAGGAGCTATGCTTTGGGATATTTTGCTGGAAAACTGTCCAAGGCGTACAAAGATGCTGGTAGAAGGCTACAGGGCACTCGAGACATCATTCGAAATGTTGGAGTGGGTGAAATGAAGATTGTACTCTCTCATTACGTGACCATGATGTCCAAAGAACTGCCACTGATTCATCGAGTGCAGCTGAAACCACAGCCAGAATCCTGCATGCACATAGAAAACAAGGTCCGTTTGGTTGATCTGTCGAGGGATTGTGCCCTTAATCTTCCCCAGAATACCGGCAGGTCTACGATCCCAGGTATCTCAGGATGGCCCGTGGGATCTGTGTCCTCTTTCAAAAACACCAGTCCTGAAGTGTTTTATCAGAGGCTGGTCGAGCTGCCACCAGCCTTGTCTCAGCTACAGACATTTTCATCCCGGGAGATTACAGAAAAGTTGGAATCTCTGTCTCCTCAAATGCAAGTTGGCAAACTTCTTAGTATCTTCTGGCTCAAAACAGCCAGCACTAAGCAACCTGTCCCAAACCCTGGGTGCTTGCTTTTGTCCAAAAAGGACATAATTGTAGTCTCAGCTGACACAGATTCTGAAGACACCTTGGCTATTTCTCATCATTTTAATCTCCTTGAAATCAAGAAAGTCCAGATTGGTTTGGCGGGGCAGCATGTTCGTATAATCAGCTGTACCGAAGACGCCGTCTTGGCTGTCTTCACCCACAGCAAAGAGCTCACCCAGGAGTTCTGTAAGGCTTTGTTGAAGACTCTGGCTCCTGAAAAGTTCTCTGAAGGGACTGAAAGTCACCCGTTACTTTCTGATGACCTCATGGTCCTCTCTCTGGACTGGATGTCAAGTGCTCCTGACATTTTCCTGGACAGAGGTCTTCACGTCACCTCCAGGTTCAAGCGAGTCCTCGCAGACTTGCTCTACATTGTCCACGGGAACATAGATGGTCCTAGCAAACCTTCCCTGGCTGATGTTTGTCCTCTGCTCTACACCAGTGTCAAGGTCAAGAACTCCACCCGAGTGCATCAGGACACCATCTTCCAGTTCCTCATGACCGACACTCACGTAGCTCTTCTCCGGGAGGATGGCGTCTTTCACCCGGCGCCGCGGGGCACTAGCCTGATCCCTGTACACCCCCAATTTCAGGGACTTGAACTCCGCAAGCGATCAGACATCAGGTGCCTGCTTGTGAGGCAGAATGACAACTGCCTGGTGGTAGAGATCATGTTTACAACTCACAAACCACAACCTCAACAGAAGAAGGTGGAGCTGGAGCTCGGCTCTGCTGAAGTGCCCTCCAACTCTGATCACAGTCATGAGTGTGATTCCTGGAAACTTTGCTTTGGTTGTACCTCAGAAGCTGTGATGTTGATTAACCACCTGTGTACATGA
- the kif16ba gene encoding kinesin-like protein KIF16B isoform X6, which produces MASVRVAVRVRPMNRREKDLTAKCIIKMEGNKTSITNLKIPDGIAGDSMRDRTKTFTYDFSYDSSDCKSSTFVSQEKVFRDLGSDVLKAAFEGYNACVFAYGQTGSGKSYTMMGNPGDAGLIPRICEGLFSRISESTRWDEASFRTEVSYLEIYNERVRDLLRRKSTQTYNLRVREHPKDGPYVEDLSKHLVQNYSDVEELMEAGNINRTTASTGMNDVSSRSHAIFTINFTQAKFDAEMPSETVSKIHLVDLAGSERADATGATGVRLKEGGNINKSLVTLGNVISALADMTQDAVNTNLKKKSVFVPYRDSVLTWLLKDSLGGNSKTIMIATVSPADVNYGETLSTLRYANRAKNIINKPTINEDSNVRLIRELRAEIARLKALLVQGNQIALLDSPTALSMEEKLHQNEARVLELTKEWTNKWNETQNILKEETLALRKEGIGVVLDSELPHLIGIDDDLLSTGIILYHLKEGRTYVGREDASSEQDIILHGLDLESEHCMFENQNGTVTLVPLGGAQCSVNGVQVTEPSQLNQGAVILLGRTNMFRFNHPKEAAKLREKRKSGLLSTFSLSMTDLSKSCENLSTVMLYNPGLFTEKGPVFLRLEFERQQREELEKLELKRRLIKEMEAKQQSEKAELERLQQEVESQRKESEEVHQRILRQEESLRRRSQDIESRLRDFLAEKERFEEERRSEVQAVDPQWRRRKQQQEGEAEEEQDEEQRLQQEAAEQTEIYRELERLKREREEQKVRLEAERRRLEEQEREQLSLVGRLEEQLREKHEAAATLLTREDARRLEEERRALAEIRGGLLRAKEAGERPDVEDAGEEARSAQARYTDFKAAQVKELGQLEEGLRQQRERLEKEVATERNTVLLLAHGLKERQQQLKETQEKGAQDATAICQEEQLVKQAEHRLQFKERQLANLTDGLLPALAEEKQRATEMLERSGGGSNGNCDSPPGLDNTLYQVEKELEDKEEKLNLHWHSAQQLQQLQETYEFTANVARQEEKVRRKEKEILESKEKQQREAMEEAVARLERRHSALRRSVSLEPDTEEQRHKSSVQRNLRGSDLDQQRVEREIQKLRQRISEGEENNRTHSIGNDEKTSSPVSHIQSLNTLLPLSDDRINAYIEEEVQRRLRKMNLLNGSSNMDLSESCESLREEEEVSDCSSVRLTDESYSLQDDEKLQNINPRRLKYEHLVSRPLGTSGDVLQEPVKISIPRYVLRGQGKDEHFEFEVKITVMDETWTVFRRYSRFREMHKSLKLKYPELAALEFPPKKLFGNRDERMVAERRNHLERYLRNLFRVMLSSSSSPLRTDADGGFHLSKRTICEFSPFFKKGVFEHGSHGTG; this is translated from the exons ATGGCATCGGTTCGGGTGGCGGTCCGGGTCAGGCCCATGAACAGGCG GGAAAAAGACTTGACGGCGAAATGCATCATCAAGATGGAAGGAAACAAAACCTCTATCACCAACCTGAag ATCCCCGACGGCATCGCCGGAGACTCGATGAGAGATCGAACCAAAACCTTCACGTACGACTTCTCCTACGATTCGTCCGACTGTAAAAGCTCCACCTTCGTCTCTCAGGAGAAG gtTTTCAGAGACCTGGGCTCTGACGTGCTGAAGGCGGCGTTCGAGGGCTACAACGCCTGCGTCTTCGCCTACGGCCAGACGGGCTCAGGGAAGAGCTACACCATGATGGGAAATCCA GGCGACGCAGGTTTGATCCCGAGGATCTGTGAAGGTTTGTTCAGTCGAATCTCTGAGTCGACGCGATGGGATGAAGCTTCGTTTCGTACAGAAGTCAG CTACTTGGAGATTTACAACGAGAGAGTCCGAGACCTGCTGAGGAGGAAATCCACTCAGACCTACAACCTGAGAGTCCGAGAGCACCCCAAGGACGGACCGTATGTAGAAG ATCTGTCCAAACACCTGGTGCAGAACTACAGCGACGtggaggagctgatggaggCCGGAAACATCAACCGCACCACGGCCAGCACGGGCATGAACGACGTCAGCAGCCGCTCGCACGCCATCTTCACCATCAACTTCACACAG GCCAAGTTCGACGCAGAAATGCCGAGTGAAACCGTCAGTAAGATCCACCTGGTGGATCTGGCTGGCAGCGAGCGAGCCGACGCCACCGGAGCCACCGGCGTCCGACTGAAAGAAGGAGGAAACATCAACAAGTCGCTGGTCACGCTGGGAAACGTCATCTCCGCTCTGG ccGACATGACGCAGGACGCCGTCAACACCAACCTGAAGAAGAAGTCGGTGTTTGTCCCCTACAGAGACTCGGTGCTGACGTGGCTGCTGAAGGACAGTCTGGGCGGCAACTCCAAGACCATCATGATCGCCA CCGTTTCCCCTGCTGACGTTAACTACGGTGAGACCCTGAGCACTCTGCGCTACGCCAACCGAGCCAAGAACATCATCAACAAGCCGACCATCAACGAGGACTCCAACGTCAGGCTGATCCGAGAGCTGCGGGCGGAGATCGCCCGCCTGAAGGCGCTGCTGGTTCAGGGCAACCAg ATCGCTCTCCTGGATTCACCCACTGCTCTGAGCATGGAGGAGAAACTTCACCAGAACGAAGCCAGA gtcCTGGAGCTGACTAAAGAGTGGACCAACAAATGGAACGAGACGCAGAACATCCTCAAG gaggagacTCTGGCTCTGAGGAAGGAGGGGATCGGCGTGGTGCTGGACTCGGAGCTGCCTCACCTCATCGGCATCGACGACGACCTGCTCAGCACCGGCATCATCCTGTACCAcctgaag gagGGACGGACGTACGTGGGCAGAGAGGACGCGTCCTCAGAGCAGGACATCA TCCTGCACGGTCTGGACCTGGAGAGCGAACACTGTATGTTTGAGAACCAGAACGGGACGGTGACTCTGGTGCCGCTCGGCGGAGCTCAGTGCTCCGTTAACGGGGTCCAGGTGACGGAGCCGTCGCAGCTCAACCAAG gTGCTGTGATTCTGCTCGGCAGGACCAACATGTTCCGCTTCAACCACCCAAAGGAAGCCGCCAAGCTGAGGGAGAAACGAAAG AGTGGCCTCCTCTCCACCTTCAGTCTGTCGATGACGGATCTGTCTAAGTCCTGTGAAAACCTCTCCACTGTGATGCTCTACAACCCGGG TCTCTTCACTGAGAAGGGCCCCGTCTTCCTCAG gttGGAGTTTGAGAGACAGCAGCGAGAAGAGCTGGAGAAACTGGAGCTGAAAAG gaGGCTGATTAAGGAGATGGAGGCGAAGCAGCAGAGTGAGAAGGCAGAGCTGGAGCGCCTccagcaggaggtggagagtCAGCGGAAAGAGTCCGAGGAGGTGCACCAGCGAATCCTCCGTCAGGAGGAGAGCCTCCGCCGCCGCAGCCAGGACATCGAGAGCCGCCTGCGCGACTTCCTGGCCGAGAAGGAGCGCTTCGAGGAGGAGAGACGCTCCGAAGTCCAGGCGGTGGACCCTCAGTGGCGGcggaggaagcagcagcaggagggcgaagcagaggaggagcaggacgaGGAGCAGCGGCTGCAGCAGGAGGCCGCAGAGCAGACTGAGATCTACCGCGAGCTGGAGAGGCTGAAGAGGGAGCGCGAGGAGCAGAAGGTTCGTCTGGAGGCCGAGCGGCGGCggctggaggagcaggagcgGGAGCAGCTGAGTCTAGTGGGGAggctggaggagcagctgagggagaaacacgAGGCAGCCGCTACGCTGCTGACCCGGGAGGACGCCCGCCGCCTGGAGGAGGAGCGCCGGGCGCTGGCCGAGATCAGAGGAGGGCTCCTCCGCGCCAAAGAGGCCGGAGAGCGGCCAGACGTGGAGGATGCCGGCGAGGAGGCGAGATCTGCCCAGGCTCGGTACACAGACTTTAAGGCGGCTCAGGTGAAGGAGCTGGGTCAGCTGGAGGAGGGGCTCCGGCAGCAGAGGGAACGCCTGGAGAAGGAGGTCGCCACGGAGCGTAACACGGTGCTGCTCCTCGCCCACGGCCTCAAagaaagacagcagcagctgaaggagaCGCAGGAGAAGGGGGCGCAGGATGCTACAGCCATCTGCCAGGAGGAGCAGCTGGTCAAACAGGCGGAGCACAGGCTGCAGTTTAAGGAGCGGCAGCTGGCCAACCTGACCGACGGCCTCCTCCCCGCGCTGGCCGAGGAAAAGCAGAGAGCCACAGAGATGTTGGAGCGCAGCGGAGGAGGCAGCAACGGGAACTGCGACAGTCCACCGGGACTGGACAACACGCTGTACCAGGtggagaaggagctggaggacaaGGAGGAGAAACTGAACCTCCACTGGCACAGTgctcagcagctccagcagctccaggagaCCTACGAGTTCACGGCCAACGTGGCCcggcaggaggagaaggtgaggaggaaggagaaggagatcCTGGAGTCcaaggagaagcagcagagggaggcGATGGAGGAGGCGGTGGCCCGGCTGGAGAGGAGGCACTCGGCCCTGAGGCGCAGCGTCTCCCTGGAGCCCGACACCGAGGAGCAGAGACACAAGAGCTCGGTCCAGAGGAACCTGAGGGGGTCCGACCTGgaccagcagag AGTGGAGCGGGAGATCCAGAAGCTGAGGCAGAGGATCAGCGAAGgggaagaaaacaacaggacTCACTCCATCGGCAACGACGAGAAAACCAGCTCTCCAGTCAGCCACATCCAGAGTCTGAACACACTGCTGCCGCTGTCAGACGACAG GATAAACGCGTACATTGAGGAGGAGGTGCAACGACGCTTACGTAAGATGAACCTTCTGAACGGCAGCAGCAACATGGATCTGTCTGAGTCCTGTGAATCTCTCAGG gaggaggaggaagttaGCGACTGTAGCTCTGTTAGATTAACAGATGAG TCTTATTCTTTACAGGATGATGAAAAGTTGCAGAACATTAATCCAAGGAGGCTTAAATATGAG CACTTGGTCTCTCGCCCTCTCGGGACGAGTGGCGACGTCCTCCAGGAGCCTGTTAAAATTAGCATTCCTCGTTACGTTCTCCGCGGGCAGGGGAAGGACGAGCACTTTGAGTTCGAGGTGAAG